A part of Saccharomonospora amisosensis genomic DNA contains:
- a CDS encoding TrkH family potassium uptake protein encodes MASGLTVLRGLLPTWRQPAQIVVTAFALVIAAGTVLLMLPVATESGESSGFVTALFTATSAVCVTGLVVVDTSSYWSTFGELAILGMIQVGGLGIMTLATLLGILVVRRFGLRLQLTVQAETKTLRLGDVRRVVAGVVLISLVFEVVIFLVLFLRLWLGLGQHWGEALYQGAFHSISAFNNAGFSLYSDSLMRYATDAAICLPIAFAVLAGGLGFPVWIELWRHRLRGARRWSLHVKITLLATSALLAVGSVLITAAEWNNPATLGQFGVGGKLLAGFFHGVMPRTAGFNSLDVSQFEPGTLLINNVLMFIGGGSAGTAGGIKVTTFALLAFVILAEIRGRPSVHVMGRRLESTVQRQALTVALLSVGAVVSGTLLLLALTPFSLDRVLFETVSAFGTVGLSTGITGQLPPSAELVVTGMMFLGRLGPITLASALALRERTRRYELPEERPIVG; translated from the coding sequence CTGGCGTCGGGCCTCACCGTCTTGCGTGGCTTGTTGCCGACATGGCGCCAACCGGCTCAGATCGTGGTCACCGCCTTCGCACTGGTGATCGCCGCGGGAACCGTCCTGCTGATGCTGCCGGTCGCGACCGAGTCGGGCGAGTCAAGCGGTTTCGTGACGGCGCTTTTCACCGCGACGTCAGCGGTCTGCGTCACCGGTCTCGTCGTCGTCGACACCTCTTCCTACTGGTCGACGTTCGGGGAGCTGGCGATCCTGGGAATGATCCAGGTGGGTGGCCTCGGAATCATGACCCTTGCGACCCTGCTTGGCATTCTGGTGGTGAGGCGGTTCGGGCTGAGGCTGCAACTTACGGTCCAAGCCGAGACGAAGACCCTCCGGCTCGGCGATGTACGTCGCGTGGTCGCAGGCGTTGTGCTGATCAGCCTCGTTTTCGAGGTCGTCATCTTCCTGGTGCTGTTCCTACGGCTGTGGCTGGGACTGGGTCAGCACTGGGGAGAAGCGCTCTACCAGGGTGCCTTTCACTCCATCTCGGCGTTCAACAACGCCGGGTTCTCGCTGTACTCCGACAGCCTCATGCGCTACGCAACCGATGCCGCGATCTGCCTGCCGATCGCCTTCGCGGTATTGGCGGGCGGTCTCGGCTTTCCCGTCTGGATCGAGCTGTGGCGCCACCGGCTGCGCGGCGCGCGACGGTGGTCGCTGCACGTCAAGATCACCTTGCTGGCAACCTCTGCACTGCTTGCCGTCGGCAGTGTCCTCATCACGGCCGCGGAATGGAACAACCCCGCGACGCTCGGGCAGTTCGGCGTGGGCGGCAAGCTGCTGGCCGGCTTCTTCCACGGCGTCATGCCGCGCACCGCCGGTTTCAACAGCCTCGATGTGAGCCAGTTCGAGCCGGGCACGCTGCTGATCAACAACGTGCTCATGTTCATCGGTGGAGGCAGCGCGGGCACGGCAGGCGGCATCAAGGTGACGACCTTCGCACTGCTGGCCTTCGTCATACTCGCCGAGATCCGAGGCAGGCCGAGCGTCCATGTGATGGGACGTAGGCTTGAATCGACGGTGCAGCGACAGGCGCTTACCGTCGCATTGCTGAGCGTGGGTGCGGTGGTCAGCGGGACACTGCTGTTGCTCGCACTCACCCCGTTCAGCCTTGACCGGGTGCTGTTCGAAACGGTCTCCGCATTCGGAACGGTGGGCCTTTCGACGGGCATCACCGGACAGCTTCCTCCCTCGGCCGAGTTGGTCGTCACCGGAATGATGTTCCTTGGCAGGCTAGGACCAATAACGCTGGCCTCCGCGCTGGCGCTGCGCGAGCGCACCCGGCGCTACGAGCTACCTGAAGAGAGGCCGATCGTTGGCTAG
- a CDS encoding 5-methyltetrahydropteroyltriglutamate--homocysteine S-methyltransferase, whose translation MSQRSTPPFRADHVGSLLRPPELHQARERAAKGEITQEELRAVEDDAIRRVVDLQRKVGLRSATDGEFRRASWHMDFIYQLNGVSKSDEKLHVKFHNAAGDLEFSPPGLQVDGKVGLEKPIFGDHFEFLKSVVDPGVTPKLTIPSPSMVYYRGGRSAVDENVYPNLEDFFSDLSAAYGKQIKSMGELGCTYLQLDDTSLAYLNDPNQRELVSRMGFDPQTLHLRNIEVMNAAIAHKPANMAITTHLCRGNFRSSWAAEGSYDFVAEALFNELNVDGYFLEFDDERSGGFEPLRFVPKGKYVVLGLVTTKRGELESMESLERRIEQAAKYVDLDQLCLSPQCGFSSTEEGNDLTEEQEIRKLERIVETAAKVWG comes from the coding sequence TTGCGGCCGCCCGAGCTGCACCAGGCTCGGGAGCGGGCGGCGAAGGGCGAGATTACCCAGGAGGAGTTGCGAGCCGTCGAGGACGACGCCATCCGGCGCGTCGTCGACCTGCAGCGCAAGGTCGGACTGCGGTCCGCCACCGACGGCGAGTTCCGGCGAGCCTCGTGGCACATGGACTTCATCTACCAGCTCAACGGCGTCTCCAAGAGCGACGAGAAGCTGCACGTCAAGTTCCACAACGCCGCGGGGGACCTGGAATTCAGCCCGCCCGGGTTGCAGGTCGACGGCAAGGTCGGGCTGGAAAAGCCGATTTTCGGTGACCACTTCGAGTTTCTGAAGTCCGTTGTGGACCCCGGTGTCACGCCGAAGCTCACCATCCCTTCGCCCAGCATGGTGTACTACCGGGGTGGCCGGTCGGCCGTCGACGAGAACGTCTACCCCAACCTGGAAGACTTCTTCTCCGACCTCAGCGCCGCCTACGGCAAGCAGATCAAGTCGATGGGCGAGCTCGGCTGCACCTACCTGCAGCTCGACGACACCAGCCTGGCCTACCTCAACGACCCGAACCAGCGTGAACTGGTTTCGAGGATGGGCTTCGACCCGCAGACCCTGCACCTGCGCAACATCGAGGTGATGAACGCCGCGATCGCGCACAAGCCCGCGAACATGGCGATTACCACTCACCTGTGCCGTGGCAACTTCCGCTCCTCCTGGGCCGCGGAGGGCAGCTACGACTTCGTGGCGGAGGCACTGTTCAACGAGCTCAATGTGGACGGTTACTTCCTCGAGTTCGACGACGAGCGATCCGGCGGCTTCGAACCGCTTCGGTTCGTGCCGAAGGGCAAGTACGTTGTGCTCGGGCTCGTGACCACCAAGCGCGGCGAGTTGGAGTCGATGGAGTCGCTCGAACGCCGTATCGAGCAGGCCGCCAAGTATGTCGACCTCGACCAGCTCTGCCTTTCGCCGCAGTGTGGGTTCTCCTCCACCGAGGAGGGCAACGATCTCACCGAGGAGCAGGAGATCCGCAAGCTGGAACGCATCGTGGAGACCGCTGCCAAGGTGTGGGGCTGA
- a CDS encoding potassium channel family protein, translating to MIGLGRFGGSLAVQLARAGCDVLGIDHNPRRVQRYADDLTHAVVADTTDVEALHQLGVPEFRRAVVGIGSDIEASILTTSLLSEAGIERIWAKAVNRQHGRILERVGAHKVVLPEHDMGERVAHLVTGRMLDYIEFEDDYAIVKTTAPGEAVGLPLGETRLRTKFGVTVVSIKRPGQGFTYATPETVVQRDDILIVAGRREQVEEFADRT from the coding sequence GTGATCGGACTTGGACGTTTCGGCGGCTCTTTGGCCGTCCAGCTGGCCCGTGCCGGCTGCGACGTGCTCGGCATCGATCACAACCCCCGGCGCGTGCAGCGCTACGCCGACGACCTCACCCATGCGGTAGTCGCCGACACCACCGATGTCGAGGCACTGCACCAGCTCGGCGTGCCGGAGTTCCGCCGCGCCGTGGTCGGCATCGGCAGCGACATCGAGGCGAGCATTCTCACCACCTCACTGCTGTCGGAGGCAGGCATCGAACGCATCTGGGCCAAGGCGGTGAACCGGCAGCACGGGCGCATACTGGAGCGCGTTGGGGCTCACAAGGTGGTGCTTCCCGAACACGACATGGGAGAGCGCGTGGCCCACCTTGTCACCGGCAGGATGCTCGACTACATCGAATTCGAGGACGACTACGCGATCGTCAAGACAACGGCTCCTGGCGAAGCGGTAGGCCTGCCGCTCGGCGAGACCCGGCTGCGTACCAAGTTCGGGGTGACAGTCGTGAGCATCAAGCGCCCTGGTCAGGGCTTCACCTACGCGACGCCCGAGACGGTCGTGCAGCGCGACGACATCCTCATCGTCGCGGGCCGAAGGGAACAGGTGGAGGAGTTCGCGGACCGAACATGA